The following coding sequences lie in one Pseudomonas monsensis genomic window:
- the astA gene encoding arginine N-succinyltransferase, producing the protein MIVRPVKVSDLPALMTLVQQAGPGFTTLPANEERLAHRVRWAQRAFAEQVERADADYLFVLEDDDLRVVGVSALTGAVGLREPWYNYRVGLTVSSAPDLGIQRQIPTLFLNNELTGQSELCSLFLGHDHRQGSNGRLLSLGRLLFVAEFPHLFGEKMIAELRGSADEQGCSPFWDSLGRHFFQMDFSHADHLSGLGNKSFIAELMPRQPLYTCLLTEQAQAAIGQAHPNTEPALKILQAEGFAHKGYIDIFDGGPVIEAPVRSIRTVRDSLELTLSLGTPDEQAPLWLIHNRRLENCRITVARARRVGSSLVIDRLTAKRLQLQPGNSVRAVMLPNQQQQAVAA; encoded by the coding sequence ATGATTGTCCGCCCGGTTAAAGTCAGCGACTTGCCAGCCTTGATGACACTGGTGCAACAGGCCGGCCCGGGGTTTACCACCCTGCCGGCCAACGAAGAGCGTCTGGCCCACCGGGTACGCTGGGCGCAACGGGCGTTTGCCGAACAGGTGGAACGTGCCGACGCCGACTACCTGTTCGTGCTCGAAGACGACGACCTGCGCGTGGTCGGTGTCAGCGCGTTGACCGGGGCCGTGGGCCTGCGCGAACCCTGGTACAACTATCGGGTCGGGCTGACAGTCAGTTCGGCCCCGGACCTGGGCATTCAGCGGCAGATTCCGACGCTGTTCCTCAACAACGAACTGACCGGCCAGTCGGAGCTGTGCTCCTTGTTTCTGGGGCATGACCACCGTCAGGGCAGCAATGGCCGCCTGCTGTCGTTGGGGCGCTTGTTGTTCGTTGCCGAGTTCCCGCACCTGTTCGGCGAAAAAATGATTGCCGAACTGCGCGGCAGCGCCGATGAACAGGGCTGTTCGCCGTTCTGGGACAGTCTGGGCCGGCACTTCTTCCAGATGGACTTCAGCCATGCCGACCACTTGTCGGGGCTGGGCAACAAGTCGTTCATTGCCGAACTGATGCCACGTCAGCCGTTGTACACCTGCCTGCTCACCGAACAGGCGCAAGCGGCCATCGGTCAGGCGCACCCTAATACCGAACCGGCACTGAAAATCCTCCAGGCCGAGGGGTTCGCCCATAAGGGCTATATCGACATTTTCGACGGTGGCCCGGTGATCGAAGCGCCAGTGCGCAGCATTCGCACCGTGCGCGACAGCCTGGAGCTGACCCTGAGCCTCGGCACCCCGGACGAGCAGGCGCCGCTGTGGCTGATCCACAACCGTCGTCTGGAAAACTGCCGCATCACCGTCGCGCGGGCCCGTCGGGTCGGCAGCAGCCTGGTGATCGACCGCCTCACAGCCAAACGCCTGCAACTGCAACCGGGCAATTCAGTGCGCGCAGTGATGCTGCCCAATCAACAGCAGCAGGCGGTCGCGGCCTGA
- a CDS encoding arginine N-succinyltransferase: MLVLRPVEPGDLPQLQQLARDSLVGVTSLPDDSERLRDKIAASCASFASESTAPGPENYFFVLEDLDSQRLLGCSEILATAGFKEPFYSLRNRHFTSASRELNIEHGVPALSLCHDLNDHTLLRGFHIDAELVRTPFSELLSRARLLFIAAHAPRFAEAVITEIVGYSDENGHSPFWDALGKHFFDLPYVEAERLCGLQSRTFLAELMPQYPIYVPMLPPAAQQCIGRIHPDGQEAFDILEREGFETNSYIDLFDAGPTLYARTANIQSIACSQTLEVQQQAHIDARGGYLLSNDSLHGYRAIVAELDYRPDQPLALTPAMCAALNVTDGSLIRLIAL, from the coding sequence ATGCTGGTCTTACGCCCAGTGGAACCCGGCGACCTGCCGCAATTGCAACAATTGGCGCGCGATAGCCTGGTCGGCGTCACGTCGCTGCCGGACGACAGTGAACGCCTGCGCGATAAAATCGCCGCGTCCTGCGCCTCGTTTGCCAGCGAGTCCACGGCACCGGGGCCGGAAAACTACTTCTTCGTGCTCGAAGACCTCGACAGTCAACGCCTGCTCGGCTGCTCGGAGATCCTCGCCACCGCCGGTTTCAAGGAACCGTTCTACAGTCTGCGCAACCGCCACTTCACCAGTGCCTCGCGGGAGTTGAACATCGAGCACGGTGTACCGGCGCTGTCGCTGTGCCACGACCTCAACGATCACACCCTGTTGCGCGGTTTTCATATCGACGCGGAACTGGTGCGCACGCCGTTTTCCGAGTTGCTGTCGCGAGCACGCCTGCTGTTCATCGCCGCCCACGCGCCGCGCTTCGCCGAAGCGGTGATCACCGAAATCGTCGGCTACAGCGACGAGAACGGCCACTCGCCGTTCTGGGATGCGCTGGGCAAACACTTTTTCGACCTGCCCTACGTCGAAGCCGAGCGCCTGTGCGGATTGCAGAGCCGCACGTTCCTCGCCGAACTGATGCCGCAATACCCGATCTACGTGCCGATGCTGCCGCCCGCCGCACAGCAATGCATTGGCCGCATTCACCCGGACGGCCAGGAAGCGTTCGACATTCTTGAGCGCGAAGGTTTTGAAACCAACAGCTACATCGACCTGTTCGATGCCGGCCCGACCCTGTATGCACGCACGGCGAACATCCAGTCGATCGCCTGCAGCCAGACGCTTGAAGTGCAGCAACAGGCGCACATTGATGCGCGCGGCGGTTACCTGCTGAGCAACGACTCGCTGCACGGCTACCGGGCGATTGTCGCCGAACTGGATTACCGCCCCGATCAACCGCTGGCCCTCACCCCGGCAATGTGTGCGGCGCTGAATGTGACCGACGGCAGCCTGATCCGCCTGATTGCCCTGTGA
- a CDS encoding APC family permease, with translation MEIEEFGYKQELKRSLTLTDLVVYGMIFMIPIAPFGVYGYVNAEAPGMVPLAYIIGMVAMLFTALSYGSMAKAFPIAGSVYSYAQRGLNQHVGFIAGWLMLLDYLLIPPLLYVYAAMALNHLYPDIPKVGFILAFLVSATFVNLRGITFTARMNIIFLLAQLVVLGIFLFYAWNALHHGGGNGELTLAPLYHPETFNFALLMQAVSIAVLSFLGFDAISTLAEEIKGDPGKSVGKAALITLLVMGVIFVAQTWIATDLAAGMGFKSADTAFYEIAEIAAGSWLATLTGVATALAWGVAVAITSQAAVSRLLFGMARDGKLPKVLAKVHPTHNTPYLSIYLVAVLSLVICYLFINSVDTLTSLVNFGALSGFMLLHLTVINYYWRRQKSGQVVRHLICPVIGFIIVAAIMYNMGVDAQKLGLIWIALGLVYLFFLNKLGASTALPDPSNG, from the coding sequence ATGGAAATAGAAGAGTTCGGCTACAAACAGGAGTTGAAACGTAGCCTGACACTGACCGACCTGGTGGTGTACGGGATGATCTTCATGATCCCCATCGCCCCGTTCGGCGTGTATGGCTACGTCAATGCCGAGGCGCCCGGGATGGTGCCGCTGGCCTACATCATCGGCATGGTGGCAATGCTGTTCACCGCGTTGAGCTACGGCAGCATGGCCAAGGCTTTTCCGATCGCCGGCTCGGTATATTCCTACGCACAGCGCGGTCTCAATCAACACGTCGGGTTCATTGCCGGCTGGCTGATGCTGCTCGATTACCTGCTGATTCCGCCACTGCTCTACGTCTATGCAGCAATGGCGCTCAATCACCTGTACCCGGACATTCCGAAAGTCGGCTTCATTCTGGCGTTCCTGGTCAGCGCCACCTTCGTCAACCTGCGCGGCATCACCTTCACCGCACGGATGAACATCATCTTCCTGCTGGCGCAACTGGTAGTGCTGGGGATTTTTTTGTTCTACGCCTGGAACGCCCTGCACCACGGCGGCGGCAACGGCGAGCTGACCCTGGCGCCGCTGTATCACCCGGAAACGTTCAACTTCGCCCTGCTGATGCAAGCGGTGTCGATTGCGGTGCTGTCGTTCCTCGGCTTCGATGCGATTTCCACCCTCGCGGAAGAAATCAAGGGCGATCCGGGCAAAAGCGTCGGCAAAGCGGCGCTGATCACATTGCTGGTGATGGGGGTGATTTTCGTCGCACAGACCTGGATCGCCACCGATCTGGCAGCAGGCATGGGCTTCAAGTCCGCCGACACTGCGTTCTATGAAATCGCCGAAATCGCCGCCGGCAGCTGGCTGGCGACCCTGACCGGGGTGGCGACCGCGCTGGCCTGGGGCGTCGCGGTGGCAATCACCTCGCAAGCCGCGGTCTCGCGCCTGCTGTTCGGCATGGCCCGCGACGGCAAGTTGCCGAAAGTGCTGGCCAAGGTGCACCCGACACACAACACGCCGTACCTGAGCATTTATCTGGTGGCGGTACTGTCGCTGGTGATCTGCTACCTGTTCATCAACTCGGTCGACACCCTGACCTCGCTGGTCAACTTCGGCGCGCTCAGCGGCTTCATGCTGCTGCACCTTACGGTGATCAACTACTACTGGCGTCGGCAAAAGTCCGGTCAGGTCGTGCGTCACCTGATCTGTCCGGTGATCGGCTTCATCATCGTCGCGGCCATCATGTACAACATGGGCGTCGATGCGCAGAAACTCGGCCTGATCTGGATCGCTCTGGGCCTGGTGTACCTGTTCTTCCTCAACAAGCTCGGCGCCAGTACCGCGCTGCCTGACCCGAGCAACGGCTGA
- a CDS encoding N-formylglutamate amidohydrolase, translating into MHACTESTESGLYTRPVYNLSREDSSHPLILVCEHASRYIPEALNNLGLDDAAAREHIAWDIGALQLAEALSETLGATLLSANYSRLLIDLNRPRHAPDSIPAQSEIYQVPGNRELDEASREYRRQTLFKPFHARLQTLIDARIAKGQPVRVVGIHSFTPVYYGQPRPLEIGVLFGQAKAYAQRVLDGLDELALKVAGNQPYKIDPLGDMTVPVHGDARGLDSVLIEVRNDLLRSPQAVALWVERLAPLL; encoded by the coding sequence ATGCACGCCTGTACTGAATCCACCGAGTCGGGGTTGTACACCCGCCCGGTCTACAACCTGAGCCGCGAAGATTCATCGCATCCGTTGATCCTGGTGTGCGAGCACGCCAGCCGCTACATCCCCGAGGCCCTGAACAATCTGGGCCTGGACGATGCCGCCGCCCGCGAGCACATCGCCTGGGACATCGGCGCACTGCAACTGGCAGAAGCACTGTCGGAAACACTCGGGGCGACACTGTTGAGCGCCAATTATTCACGGCTGCTGATTGATCTGAATCGTCCGCGCCATGCGCCGGACAGCATTCCGGCGCAGAGCGAGATTTACCAGGTGCCGGGCAACCGCGAGCTGGACGAAGCCAGCCGCGAATACCGCCGCCAGACGCTGTTCAAACCGTTTCACGCGCGCTTGCAGACGTTGATCGACGCCCGCATCGCCAAAGGCCAGCCGGTACGGGTGGTGGGGATTCACAGTTTTACCCCGGTGTATTACGGCCAGCCACGACCGCTGGAAATCGGCGTGTTGTTCGGGCAGGCGAAAGCCTATGCGCAACGTGTGCTCGACGGCCTCGACGAACTTGCGCTGAAGGTCGCCGGCAATCAGCCGTACAAGATTGACCCGCTGGGCGACATGACTGTGCCGGTGCATGGCGATGCCCGAGGCCTGGATTCGGTGCTGATTGAGGTGCGCAACGATCTGCTGCGCAGCCCGCAAGCCGTGGCCTTGTGGGTCGAGCGCCTGGCGCCACTGCTGTAA
- a CDS encoding glutamine synthetase, translated as MSARLTPLPMTTIVTTDLIGITRGRSFPTDELEHYQAAGCGWVPANSALTPQDVIASTNPWGAYGDLRLIPDLSSRVTVGNGPEADAPALDFIHGDIRETDGRPWGACPRTLLRDEIERYRDVLGLQVNAAFEHEFNLHAGFAEHLAFSLEAQRQGAEFGGWLLSALRAGGVEPEMFLPEYGKHQYEITCRPTLGVAAADRAVNVREITREIARQMGLDLSFAPKTAADAVCNGVHLHVSLLDLAGQPQLYDAGTSNGLSSLGQHWAAGILHYLPALCAFTAPTPVSYERLQPHHWSASYACLGQQNREAALRICPTVTLGGKPVANQFNLEFRAMDATASPHLAMAALLIAGRLGIEQRLALNAITDEIPDSLNDEQRKARGIVALPASLAQALDCLRDSAVFNEWLPKPLLDTYHALKTEELALTEQLSPADLCEHYARLY; from the coding sequence ATGAGTGCACGCCTGACGCCGCTGCCGATGACCACCATCGTCACCACCGACCTGATCGGCATTACCCGTGGCCGCTCGTTTCCCACCGATGAGCTGGAGCATTATCAAGCCGCCGGCTGCGGCTGGGTGCCGGCCAACAGTGCGCTGACGCCGCAGGATGTCATCGCCTCGACCAACCCGTGGGGCGCTTATGGCGATCTGCGGCTGATTCCGGACCTGAGCAGCCGCGTCACTGTCGGCAACGGCCCGGAAGCCGATGCGCCAGCGCTGGACTTTATCCACGGTGATATCCGCGAAACCGATGGCCGCCCGTGGGGCGCCTGCCCGCGCACGTTGCTGCGTGACGAAATCGAACGATATCGCGACGTACTGGGCCTGCAGGTCAACGCCGCGTTCGAACACGAATTCAACCTGCACGCCGGGTTTGCCGAACACCTGGCGTTTTCCCTCGAAGCCCAGCGTCAGGGCGCAGAATTCGGCGGCTGGCTGCTCAGCGCCTTGCGCGCCGGTGGCGTCGAGCCAGAAATGTTCCTGCCCGAATACGGCAAGCATCAATACGAAATCACCTGCCGCCCGACCCTTGGCGTGGCGGCGGCAGACCGTGCGGTGAACGTGCGCGAAATCACCCGTGAGATCGCCCGGCAAATGGGCCTGGATCTGAGTTTCGCACCGAAAACTGCCGCCGATGCCGTGTGCAACGGCGTGCACCTGCACGTCAGCCTGCTCGATCTGGCGGGGCAGCCGCAGCTCTACGACGCGGGCACCAGCAACGGTTTGTCGAGCCTTGGCCAGCATTGGGCGGCGGGGATTCTGCATTATCTGCCGGCGCTGTGTGCGTTCACCGCTCCGACGCCGGTGTCCTACGAGCGCCTGCAGCCGCATCACTGGAGTGCGTCTTATGCCTGTCTGGGCCAGCAAAATCGTGAAGCGGCGCTGCGCATCTGCCCGACCGTGACACTCGGCGGCAAACCCGTGGCCAACCAGTTCAACCTGGAGTTCCGCGCCATGGACGCCACCGCCTCGCCGCACCTGGCGATGGCCGCGCTGCTGATCGCCGGACGGCTGGGCATCGAACAGCGCCTGGCGCTGAACGCCATCACCGATGAAATTCCCGATTCACTCAACGACGAGCAACGCAAGGCCCGGGGCATCGTTGCCCTGCCCGCCTCGCTGGCCCAGGCGCTGGATTGCCTGCGTGACAGTGCAGTCTTCAATGAATGGCTGCCCAAGCCCTTGCTCGACACCTACCACGCCCTTAAAACCGAGGAACTGGCGCTGACGGAACAGCTCTCGCCCGCTGACCTGTGTGAGCACTATGCACGCCTGTACTGA
- a CDS encoding isochorismatase family cysteine hydrolase — MFSLPHRSPRDLPFVTDHSALLLVDMQRAWLEPQYDPHLNGPDAEYFLTRTHMQVVPNQRRLLSAFREARQNVLHTIIESLTADGRDRSLDHKLSDMHLPKGSEQARIIDDLTPVENEIVLPKTSSGVFNSTNIDYVLRNLETRHLIIAGIVTDQCVDMAVRDAADRGYLVTLVEDACATYTPARHDACLNAIKGYCWITDTQTVLGRLQEMRP, encoded by the coding sequence ATGTTCAGCCTTCCCCACCGCTCGCCGCGGGATCTGCCGTTTGTCACCGATCACAGCGCATTGCTGCTGGTGGATATGCAGCGTGCCTGGCTCGAACCGCAGTACGACCCGCACCTGAACGGACCGGATGCCGAGTACTTCCTGACCCGCACCCACATGCAGGTGGTGCCCAACCAGCGCCGGTTGCTCAGCGCCTTTCGCGAAGCGCGGCAGAACGTGCTGCACACCATCATCGAGAGCCTGACCGCCGACGGCCGCGACCGCTCGCTGGACCACAAACTGTCGGACATGCACCTGCCCAAGGGCAGTGAGCAGGCGCGGATCATCGACGACCTGACCCCGGTGGAAAACGAGATCGTCTTGCCGAAAACCTCGTCCGGGGTATTCAACTCGACCAACATCGACTACGTGCTGCGCAACCTCGAAACCCGTCACTTGATCATCGCCGGCATTGTCACCGACCAGTGCGTCGACATGGCCGTGCGCGACGCCGCCGACCGTGGCTATCTGGTGACCCTGGTCGAAGACGCCTGCGCCACCTACACCCCGGCGCGGCATGACGCCTGCCTGAATGCGATCAAGGGCTACTGCTGGATCACCGACACGCAAACCGTGCTCGGCCGGTTGCAGGAGATGCGCCCATGA
- a CDS encoding MurR/RpiR family transcriptional regulator produces MPPLRDLITDPGLELTPSERKVVRALLDQYPRNGLGPMARLAEHAGVSDPTIVRLVKKLGFGGYAEFQDALLSDMDHRLRSPRTLLQPRAQQHKDDAWSHYLGDSHRLLVETQSLTQPEDVRILSDWLLDTRHQVYCFGGRFSSLMANYLLNHLRLLRPGCFALEDNAQLPDRLFDLQRQDVVLVFDYRRYQTQALRVASAAKHNNARVVLFTDIYASPLRELADLIISAPVESASPFDTMVPALAQVEALIACLTLRSPDLADRLEGIDALRNDFNTHLLEDK; encoded by the coding sequence ATGCCCCCTCTCAGAGACCTGATCACTGACCCTGGCCTTGAACTGACGCCATCAGAGCGCAAAGTCGTGCGCGCCTTGCTCGATCAGTATCCGCGCAACGGCCTGGGGCCAATGGCACGCCTGGCCGAACACGCCGGTGTCAGCGATCCGACTATCGTGCGTCTGGTCAAAAAACTCGGTTTTGGTGGTTACGCCGAATTCCAGGATGCGTTGCTCAGCGACATGGACCATCGCCTGCGCTCGCCGCGCACTCTGTTGCAGCCGCGTGCGCAACAGCACAAGGACGATGCCTGGAGCCACTACCTGGGCGACAGCCATCGCCTGCTGGTCGAAACCCAATCGCTGACCCAGCCCGAAGACGTGCGCATCCTCAGCGACTGGCTGCTGGATACCCGTCATCAGGTGTACTGCTTTGGCGGGCGTTTCAGCAGCCTGATGGCCAACTACCTGCTCAATCACCTGCGCTTGCTGCGTCCCGGCTGTTTTGCCCTGGAAGACAACGCGCAATTGCCCGACCGACTGTTCGACCTGCAGCGTCAGGACGTGGTGCTGGTGTTCGACTATCGCCGCTATCAGACCCAAGCCCTGCGTGTCGCCAGCGCGGCGAAACACAATAACGCGCGGGTGGTGCTGTTCACCGATATCTACGCCTCGCCCTTGCGCGAACTGGCCGACCTGATCATCAGCGCCCCGGTGGAGTCGGCCTCGCCGTTCGACACCATGGTTCCGGCACTGGCGCAGGTCGAGGCGCTGATTGCCTGCCTGACCCTGCGCAGCCCGGATCTGGCCGATCGCCTGGAAGGCATCGACGCCCTGCGCAACGACTTCAACACCCACCTGCTGGAGGATAAATAA
- a CDS encoding histidine phosphatase family protein, producing MKVDRLCSPLPMVVSEIAAFLTVRARSGAFCVVPQPAVYGTIADPSALRRCFSCLLSERCTVQTTRLTLICHARTVAQKLARFPTNEPVENIALAPDALAARYPRPRRLLCGPELRTRQTAAWFGADADVEDALRDCDWGHWHGQSIKDVQREEGEALHAWLSDPQVVPPGGESVTQLGARVAAWLMQVQSAPGHVVAVTHPFVVRAALMQVVQGAAFNAIDVEPLASIELQFNGRWRLRLPGIDPEGVL from the coding sequence ATGAAAGTCGACCGGCTTTGTAGTCCGTTGCCCATGGTGGTGTCAGAGATTGCCGCTTTTCTAACAGTACGAGCACGCTCCGGCGCGTTTTGTGTTGTCCCGCAGCCCGCGGTTTACGGCACAATTGCCGACCCGTCGGCGTTGCGCCGTTGTTTTTCATGCCTCCTGAGCGAGCGATGCACCGTGCAGACCACCCGTTTGACTTTGATTTGCCATGCGCGAACCGTCGCACAAAAACTGGCGCGTTTTCCTACGAACGAGCCCGTTGAAAATATCGCGCTGGCGCCCGACGCGCTGGCCGCCCGCTACCCCCGGCCGCGCCGCTTGCTTTGCGGCCCCGAGTTGCGCACGCGCCAGACGGCCGCGTGGTTTGGTGCCGATGCCGACGTGGAGGACGCATTGCGTGACTGCGATTGGGGCCACTGGCATGGCCAGTCGATCAAGGATGTGCAGCGCGAGGAGGGCGAAGCGTTGCACGCGTGGCTCAGCGATCCACAGGTTGTGCCGCCAGGGGGGGAATCCGTTACGCAACTCGGCGCCCGGGTGGCGGCATGGCTGATGCAAGTGCAGTCGGCGCCTGGCCATGTGGTCGCTGTCACTCATCCGTTCGTGGTCCGTGCGGCATTGATGCAGGTTGTGCAGGGCGCGGCGTTCAACGCAATTGATGTCGAGCCGCTGGCGTCGATCGAATTGCAGTTCAACGGTCGATGGCGGCTACGCTTGCCCGGCATAGACCCTGAGGGAGTGCTCTGA
- the cobF gene encoding precorrin-6A synthase (deacetylating): MKRLLVIGIGAGHPDYITMQAVKALNRVDVFFLMDKGQSKDKLIDLRREICARYITDRAYRFAEAHSPERERGEVDYIASVDELNRLKQQAFERLINDELSDGQCGGFLVWGDPALYDSTIRILQAILASGRCAFEFEVIPGITSVQALAAQHKVPLNSIGCSVEITTGRRLAAGQVSEAESLVVMLDGEEAYRRVADPATSIYWGAYLGTPDEILISGKLGDVADEIERVRQAARAEHGWIMDTYLLRRP; encoded by the coding sequence ATGAAACGACTACTGGTGATTGGCATCGGCGCCGGTCATCCGGACTACATCACGATGCAGGCGGTGAAGGCGCTGAACCGCGTCGATGTGTTCTTCCTCATGGACAAGGGCCAGAGCAAGGACAAACTGATCGACCTGCGCCGGGAGATCTGTGCGCGCTACATCACCGATCGTGCCTATCGCTTTGCCGAAGCCCACAGCCCGGAGCGCGAGCGCGGCGAGGTCGACTATATCGCCAGTGTCGATGAGTTGAATCGGCTGAAGCAGCAGGCCTTCGAACGGCTGATCAATGATGAATTGTCCGACGGCCAGTGTGGCGGTTTCCTGGTGTGGGGCGATCCGGCGTTGTACGACAGCACGATCCGCATCCTGCAAGCCATTCTGGCCTCGGGCCGCTGTGCGTTCGAGTTCGAAGTGATCCCCGGCATCACCAGCGTGCAGGCACTGGCTGCGCAGCACAAAGTGCCGTTGAACTCGATCGGTTGCTCCGTGGAGATCACCACCGGTCGGCGGTTGGCGGCGGGGCAGGTGAGTGAGGCCGAGAGTCTGGTGGTGATGCTCGATGGCGAAGAGGCCTATCGGCGGGTGGCGGATCCTGCGACGTCGATTTACTGGGGCGCGTACCTGGGCACGCCGGACGAGATTCTGATCAGTGGCAAGTTGGGAGACGTGGCGGATGAGATTGAGCGGGTGCGCCAGGCGGCGCGGGCTGAGCATGGGTGGATAATGGATACCTACTTGCTGCGCCGGCCATAG
- the ftrA gene encoding transcriptional regulator FtrA gives MHTSPGLVAILAYDGLCTFEFGIAVEIFGLARPEFDFPWYTHAIAAVDQGPMRAMGGIQVLADGGLELLADARTIIIPGWRDRNAAVPPALIDALRQAHARGARLLSICSGVFVLAASGLLDGHGATTHWRYTTELAERFPAIAVDPDVLYVDAGQLITSAGSAAGIDACLHLVARDFGTQVANTVARRLVMSPQRTGGQAQFIPAPVSATPRNDLSRVMQWARERLHQPLEVRDLANEAAMSERTFLRRFTEASGQSPKAWLQHERLARARELLESTPQHTEQIAQRCGYRSVESFRVAFRSVVGVPPSVYRERFGRGDNATS, from the coding sequence ATGCACACCTCACCAGGACTGGTCGCGATTCTGGCCTACGATGGCCTCTGTACCTTCGAATTCGGCATCGCCGTGGAGATCTTCGGCCTGGCCCGACCGGAGTTCGATTTCCCGTGGTACACGCATGCGATTGCCGCGGTCGATCAAGGCCCGATGCGCGCCATGGGCGGGATTCAGGTGTTGGCAGATGGTGGCCTGGAACTGCTGGCCGACGCGCGTACCATCATCATTCCCGGTTGGCGCGACCGTAACGCCGCCGTGCCGCCGGCGTTGATCGACGCGTTGCGTCAGGCCCACGCGCGGGGCGCCCGATTACTGTCGATCTGCTCCGGGGTGTTTGTGCTGGCGGCCAGCGGCCTGCTCGACGGTCACGGCGCCACGACTCACTGGCGCTACACCACGGAACTGGCTGAGCGGTTTCCGGCCATTGCAGTCGATCCGGACGTGCTGTACGTCGACGCCGGCCAGTTGATTACCTCGGCTGGCAGCGCTGCGGGCATCGACGCCTGCCTGCACCTGGTGGCGCGGGACTTCGGCACTCAGGTCGCCAACACGGTGGCGCGGCGTCTGGTGATGTCGCCGCAACGCACCGGCGGTCAGGCGCAGTTCATTCCGGCCCCCGTCAGCGCGACGCCGCGCAACGATTTGTCACGGGTGATGCAGTGGGCCCGCGAGCGCTTGCACCAACCGCTGGAGGTGCGCGATCTGGCCAATGAGGCGGCGATGAGCGAGCGGACCTTTTTGCGGCGGTTCACCGAGGCCAGTGGTCAGTCGCCCAAGGCGTGGTTGCAGCATGAGCGGCTGGCGCGGGCGCGAGAGTTGCTGGAGAGCACACCGCAGCACACCGAACAGATTGCCCAGCGCTGCGGGTATCGCTCGGTGGAAAGTTTTCGCGTGGCGTTTCGCAGCGTGGTGGGGGTGCCGCCGTCGGTGTATCGGGAGCGGTTCGGGCGTGGGGACAACGCAACTTCCTGA
- a CDS encoding rhodanese-like domain-containing protein, translating to MTSLVRDIPAAPSAIALMHFSNRLTFETDCSDVYSSQEAGEIDFVLVDVRGPLAFERGHVPGAINIPTRLLTEQGLQGYAKTTLFVVYCAGPHCNGANKAAVKLAALGYPVKEMLGGVTGWLDEGFELSLPHAAGSPVNCAC from the coding sequence ATGACCAGCCTGGTTCGCGACATTCCTGCCGCCCCCTCGGCCATTGCCCTGATGCATTTCAGCAACCGTCTGACTTTCGAAACCGATTGCTCCGACGTGTACAGCAGCCAGGAAGCCGGGGAAATCGACTTCGTGCTGGTTGATGTACGTGGGCCGCTGGCGTTCGAGCGCGGCCATGTGCCGGGTGCGATCAACATTCCGACACGTCTGCTGACGGAACAAGGGTTGCAGGGCTACGCGAAAACCACCTTGTTTGTGGTGTATTGCGCCGGCCCGCACTGCAACGGCGCCAACAAGGCAGCGGTGAAACTGGCGGCACTGGGTTACCCGGTCAAGGAAATGCTCGGCGGCGTCACCGGCTGGCTGGACGAAGGGTTCGAACTGAGCCTGCCGCACGCCGCCGGGAGTCCCGTCAACTGCGCCTGCTGA